AAATTTCAAAATCCATTTCTTAGTATTTTGACTAATTATAAACCTATCGATAATTCATTTTTCAAACATTCAACTAAAAATCTTGCAATTGAGTTGTTGGGTAAATATTTAGTATGTAAAATTGATAGAAATATATTAATCGGAAAAATAGTTGAAACAGAAGCATATCTTGATAATAATGATCTCGCTTCTCACTCAGCTGTTGGCAAGACAAAGCGAAATGAAGTTATGTTTGAAGAAGCTGGGAGAGCTTATGTCTATTTCACTTATGGTATGCATTACTGCTTCAATGTTGTTTCTGGGTTAAAAGGAAAAGGATCAGCCGTACTAATTCGTGCGCTCGAGCCCTTGCATGGAATTGATTACATGATGAAAAATCGAAGAATCAAAAATTTAAGTAATCTTACAAATGGACCGGCAAAACTGTGTGAAGCATTTTCTATTGATAAAACTGTCAATGGTCTCGACTTAAGGGTATCAAAAATATTATATATTTCCAATGGTGATTGTCCGGAATTTGAAATTGTCAAAACTGCGAGAATTGGAATTAAGAAATCTGCAGAAAAATTATTACGCTTTTATATTAAAGGGAATAAATTTGTATCAAAAGCTAGATGAGGCAATTTGAAATTTCTAATTATTAGAACTGACCGAATTGGAGATACAGTGCTCACATTGCCGATGGCAGTTTATTTAAAAAATAAATTCGAAAATTCTGAAATTATTTTTCTTTGCAGAAATTACACTAAAGGTGTTGTTAAGCTGTGCGGTTCGATTGATAAGATAATCACAATCGATAAGCAAAACTTTATTGACACGATTAGTCTTTTAGCCAAAGAAAAAATTGATATTGCTATTCATGTCAATCCGAGACTTAAAACCGCAATAATTGTTTGGCTGGCTGGAGTAAAGAAAATCGTTGGGACGAAGTTTCGAGCGTATTCATTCTTATTTAATCAAAGAGTTCCGCTGCATAGAAAATTTAATGTTAAACATGAAATGGAGTATAATTTTGATCTTCTCGCTGGAATCAATTTGAATGATTCTATTAATTTATATGATGTAGATTTCGGTATACGAACTGATGAGAATAGTAAACGATCAACAATCAATAAGCTCTCGGCTCAAGGCATAGATTTATCGAAAAAGAGTGTAATATTACACTTAGGAAGCGGTGGCTCGGCAATTGATTGGAGTAAGAAAAATTTTCTTGAATTAGCTATCATGATTTTAGAAAAATATAATTGCAATATAATTCTTACTGGCTCAAGCGAAGAATTTGAAATGCTTCAGGATCAATTTGTTAAATTGAAAAATAAAGTATTTAATCTTGCTGGAACATTAAACTTGGAGCAACTGTTCAATCTGCTAACTATGGCAGTTGTATTTATTGGAAATTCAACCGGCCCAACACATCTGGCAGCGGCTGCTGGAACGAACGTGATCGCATTCTATCCTAAAATCCCATCATGCTCTGCTTTAAGATGGGGTCCGGTAACAAAAAAAAGGACTATCCTTGAACCGAGCATCGACTGCAACGATTGTGATGAAAATAAGTGTAAAGAATTAAACTGTATGGAGTCTATCACTGCTCAAGAAGTTTTTGAAAAGGTTAAAACATTTTTAGTATAATTGTGAGAACGATATGAAAATTAAAATATTTATACTTTTTGCTGCGATGTTTCTTGTAGCTTTTACATCAGCAGATGAATTCAGAAAAGTGGAAAACAAAGCTTTTGGAGTGGGGGAAAAATTAACATTTAATGTGAATTATAGTTTTGCAACAGTTGGAATTGCTTCATTCTCAATTCCTGAAATTAAAACTTTCAGTAAAAGAAAATGTTACAGAATAAAGTTTGAAGTGAACACGGTTCCAAGTTTCGATCTCTTTTTTAAAGTCAGAGATTTATATGAATCGTACTTAGACGTGGAAGGAATTTTTCCGTGGAGATTTGAGCAGCATATTAGAGAAGGAAAATTTTCCCGTGACTTCAGTGCTTTCTTTGATCAACGAAAAAACAAAGCGAAAACAACTGAAGGTGAATACGATATTCCAAAATATGTTCATGATATAGTATCAGCATTTTACTATGTCCGCACAATGGATTTAAGCAAAATGAAAAAAGGGGAGAGATTTAATCTTAAGAATTTTTACCGAAACAAAACTCATGAACTCGATGTCATTTATCACGGAAGAGAAACTGTTGAAGTCCCGGCAGGAAAATTTGATTGTCTAATTGTTGAACCGTTGGTAAAAGAAGGAGGTTTATTTAAACATGAAGGAAATATTTTAATTTGGTTAACCAACGATGAAGCAAAAGTTCCTGTTAAAGTTAGAACAAAAATTATTATTGGTTATGTTGAGAGTGAATTGACAAATTACGAAAACATAAAAGCACCACTAAAATCAAAGCAATAATATGTCAAAATATAAAACCGCCGACCTTTCGAAAGTAAAAACATACTCAATTAAGAAACGAAGGAGTAAAGTAGATATCGCATCTCTCTCGAAGGTATTTAATCCGAAGTCGGAAGAATTTAAAAGTTTTCTGTTAAGTCTTCCCAATTATCTCGTAGTAAGTGAACTGAATGATTTCGCAAATGCAATAGTTAAAGCAAAAAAGAAAAATAAACCAGTAGTATTCATGCTTGGTGCACATGTTATCAAAGTTGGACTTAATCCGCTTATAATTGATTTAATGAAACAAAAATTTGTGACAGCTATTGCAATGAATAGTGCTGCAGCTATTCATGATGTAGAACTTTCTTTATTCGGTAAAACATCCGAAGATGTCGATGCGGGAATCACAGACGGTTCTTTTGGTATGGCAAAAGAAACAGGTGAATTCATTAACCTAACTCTTGAGAAATATAAATTTGCAAACATCGGATATGGTGAAGCATTAGCAATTGAGTTGGCAGCTAAAAAGGCAAAGTATTTGAAACACAGTATAATTTATAATGCTTACAACTTGAATTTACCGATTACAGTGCACGCTGCAATCGGAACCGACATAACTCATCAGCAGCCAAATGTTGATGGCGGTGCAATCGGTGTGTTAAGTTATTTTGATTTTAAAATATTGTGCGATGTTATTTCAAAAATTGGTAACGGCGGAGTAGTTGCAAACATCGGTTCAAATGTTATAATGCCTGAAGTATTTTTAAAAGCATTAACTGTAGCAAGAAATCTTGGTAATAAAGTTTTTAATTTTTCTGCAGCTAACTTCGATTTTATACAACACTATAGACCGCGAGTGAATGTTGTTCAACGGCCCACTCAAGATGGCGGAAGAGGTTTTCAATTTACGGGTCATCATGAAATTATGATCCCGCTTCTTTGTGCTATTATAAAATCGAATTAGATTTTTATTTAATCGAAGTTTTTTTATTTCGCACCTTCATTTTCTTCTCGATATTTGTATTTTTGAAGTAAAGATGATTGGCAATGATTCAATTTGAAAGAAAATTAGATAAGTATACGATCTCACCTATTGCAGCTGGATTTTTAGTTTTGATAGTCGCATTTTTTCTCTATCAAGTTATTGGCGGAGCTTTAACTTTACTTTTCGCTGGAAGTGAAGTTACGACTGAGAATGCCGGCATGATCAGACTTCTTACTTCCATCAGTCAAATCTTATTCCTTCTTGTAGTGAGTATTTTATTTGCAAGGTTGATTTACGATGATTTTAATTCGGTATTCAAAATTTCCAAACCTGATTGGAAAGAACTAGTAATTTCATTCATCGGTTTAATATTAATCATATCAGCAAGCCAGTCATACTTATTTTTACAGACGAATTTTATAAAATATTTATCGACACAGAACGAATCTTTAAAATCTTTTTTTGATGCACTAAATAATTTCAACTCAGTAGTTGAAGAGTCGTATATAAAAATCATAAAGTCTAACAATGGATTCGATTATGCTTCGATAGTACTTAGCATCGCTCTCGTACCTGCATTCTGCGAAGAATTTCTGTTCAGAGGATTTGTTCAATCGAGCTTCGAACAAAAAATGAAACCGATTTGGGCAATCATTTTAACCGGTGTTCTGTTTGGAATTTTTCATTTTAATCCTTACGCACTTCTACCTTTGATTGCATTAGGTGCATACTTTTCTTACTTGGTCTATATAACACAAAGTATTTTTATTCCTGTGTTCCTTCACTTTCTAAATAATTTTATTACCGTCACAGTTTATTACTTTACACAATCAGATGAAATCTTAAAGACTCAAGCGGAAGTTGATTTATCAAATACTCTTCTGCTCGCAAGTTTTTTCTCTATGATTTTTTTATTTATATTAACTATAGTAATATTGAATAAGATGATAAAGATTAAAATTCTAAAACAGCGGGAGTTAGATAATGCACATTTGTCCTGAATGCGGATATGAATACAAAGATTCAGTTACAAGATGTCCGGATTGTGACGTTCAACTTATTACTAAAAAACAAAAAGAAGAAAAAGAAAAACGTTACAAAAATTGGGAAGTTGTTTATACGGCCGATACGAATTATGAAGCAGAGATGATCAAATCTAATCTGTTAAGTGCTGGAATCGAATGTGTTATTCTCAACCAAAAGGATAGAAGTTTCCAAGTAAGCGGCGATCTTGGAATTGTTAAAATCATGGTGCCAATGGATAAAGTTAGCGAAGCTCTCGTTCTTATAGAAAATTCAGATTCGTATGATGATGACGACGATATTGAAGAAGAACTTGGGCGCTAATCCGCATGAGTTTTGGAAATGTTGTAGCCAGAGTTACAGTTGCTCTAATAACTATTCCATTCCTTCTCGGAATTAGTTATTTAGGCGGATGGTTTTTCTTTTCTCTAGTTGCTGCAATAACAATTCTTTCACTTTACGAATTTTATAAGCTAACCGAAAAAAAAACTGCTTTACCAAATTATTTTTTGGGTATAACTTTTTCGATCTGCACATTGTTGCTTTTTTTTTACCAACGCAGTGACCAGTTTATTTCATTAATTTTTATTTTCATCGTTCTATCTTCCTTTTTTGAATTATTTAAAAAGGAAAACAATTCCATTTCAAATTTGAGTGTTACAATTTTCGGAGCAATTTTTATAAGTTTTTTCTTTTCAACGTTAATCGGGATACGTGAACTTTTTTCTAATTATGGTTCGATGTATTATTCACGAGGGGGATTGGTAGTAATTACAATATTAGCGGCAATCTGGATTTGCGATTCGGCTGCATATTTTGGCGGAACTGCGATCGGAAAACGGAGATTGTTGGAGAGAATCAGTCCTAAAAAAAGTTGGGAAGGAGCAATTTTTGGATTTGTATTTGCAATTCTTACAGTAATCGCTGCTAAGTTTTTAATTTTGGATTTTTTCAATTGGTCAGATGTTCTATTTATCGGTCTAATTGTTGGAACAATCGGGCAAATGGGGGATTTAGTTGAATCTATGATCAAACGTAATGCCGGTGTTAAAGATTCTTCAAATCTAATTCCTGGTCATGGCGGAGTGTATGATAGATTTGATAGTTTGCTTTTTGTTTCTCCGTTCATATATTTTTACTTAGTATATGTCTACGGTTAAAAAGAAAATCAGAAATAGGGCTAAAGTTAATTTAATTTCTCTTGGATGCAGTAAAAATTTAGTTGATTCCGAAGTTTTACTTCGGCAGTTCGAAGCAAATAATCTGAAAATAGTCGATGAACCTGCCGAATCAGAAATTATTGTGATAAATACGTGTGGTTTTATTCAAGATGCGAAAGATGAATCGCTGCAGACAATTCTTGAAGCCGCAAAGCTCAAAGAATCGGGGCAGCTTCAAAAACTGTTAGTTATGGGATGTCTTTCGCAAAGATATTCGGAGGAATTAAAAAAAGAGATTCCTGAAGTTGATGGCTTTTTCGGTGTGACTGATTATAATTCTGTCTTAAAGGAGATAGGAGTTAATTTTAAGTATGATTTAATTGGTGAAAGAAAACTTACTACACCATCGCATTTTGCTTATCTCAAAATTTCTGAAGGGTGCGATAATCCCTGCTCCTTCTGTGCAATTCCTTTAATGAGGGGTGTGCATAAATCAAAACCACAAGCCAAAATAATTTC
This region of Ignavibacteria bacterium genomic DNA includes:
- a CDS encoding DNA-3-methyladenine glycosylase, which gives rise to MDNSFFKHSTKNLAIELLGKYLVCKIDRNILIGKIVETEAYLDNNDLASHSAVGKTKRNEVMFEEAGRAYVYFTYGMHYCFNVVSGLKGKGSAVLIRALEPLHGIDYMMKNRRIKNLSNLTNGPAKLCEAFSIDKTVNGLDLRVSKILYISNGDCPEFEIVKTARIGIKKSAEKLLRFYIKGNKFVSKAR
- a CDS encoding glycosyltransferase family 9 protein — protein: MKFLIIRTDRIGDTVLTLPMAVYLKNKFENSEIIFLCRNYTKGVVKLCGSIDKIITIDKQNFIDTISLLAKEKIDIAIHVNPRLKTAIIVWLAGVKKIVGTKFRAYSFLFNQRVPLHRKFNVKHEMEYNFDLLAGINLNDSINLYDVDFGIRTDENSKRSTINKLSAQGIDLSKKSVILHLGSGGSAIDWSKKNFLELAIMILEKYNCNIILTGSSEEFEMLQDQFVKLKNKVFNLAGTLNLEQLFNLLTMAVVFIGNSTGPTHLAAAAGTNVIAFYPKIPSCSALRWGPVTKKRTILEPSIDCNDCDENKCKELNCMESITAQEVFEKVKTFLV
- a CDS encoding DUF3108 domain-containing protein, producing MKIKIFILFAAMFLVAFTSADEFRKVENKAFGVGEKLTFNVNYSFATVGIASFSIPEIKTFSKRKCYRIKFEVNTVPSFDLFFKVRDLYESYLDVEGIFPWRFEQHIREGKFSRDFSAFFDQRKNKAKTTEGEYDIPKYVHDIVSAFYYVRTMDLSKMKKGERFNLKNFYRNKTHELDVIYHGRETVEVPAGKFDCLIVEPLVKEGGLFKHEGNILIWLTNDEAKVPVKVRTKIIIGYVESELTNYENIKAPLKSKQ
- a CDS encoding CPBP family intramembrane metalloprotease; translated protein: MIQFERKLDKYTISPIAAGFLVLIVAFFLYQVIGGALTLLFAGSEVTTENAGMIRLLTSISQILFLLVVSILFARLIYDDFNSVFKISKPDWKELVISFIGLILIISASQSYLFLQTNFIKYLSTQNESLKSFFDALNNFNSVVEESYIKIIKSNNGFDYASIVLSIALVPAFCEEFLFRGFVQSSFEQKMKPIWAIILTGVLFGIFHFNPYALLPLIALGAYFSYLVYITQSIFIPVFLHFLNNFITVTVYYFTQSDEILKTQAEVDLSNTLLLASFFSMIFLFILTIVILNKMIKIKILKQRELDNAHLS
- a CDS encoding phosphatidate cytidylyltransferase, which produces MSFGNVVARVTVALITIPFLLGISYLGGWFFFSLVAAITILSLYEFYKLTEKKTALPNYFLGITFSICTLLLFFYQRSDQFISLIFIFIVLSSFFELFKKENNSISNLSVTIFGAIFISFFFSTLIGIRELFSNYGSMYYSRGGLVVITILAAIWICDSAAYFGGTAIGKRRLLERISPKKSWEGAIFGFVFAILTVIAAKFLILDFFNWSDVLFIGLIVGTIGQMGDLVESMIKRNAGVKDSSNLIPGHGGVYDRFDSLLFVSPFIYFYLVYVYG